In the Gemmatimonadota bacterium genome, CCTCGCGATCCGCGATTGGCACTGGGCGTTCCGGCTGACGGTCGGCCTGCTGGTCTTCCTCGCGATGCTGGTGGCGTACACCGTCGGGGCGCGCCTCGATCGCCTGACGCGGGAGATGGAGCAGAGCGGGTCCGCGCTCGAGGTCGCGATGCGCGCGCGGGGGACCGGGGCGCTCTCGGTCGACCTCGCGACGGGCCGGTCAGCGGCGGGCGGCGCGACGTCGATCCTGCTCGGCGTGCATGCATCCCGGCATCCGGCGCTCGTCGCGCATCTGCTGTCCCTCGTGCCGGATGAGGAGCGCGCGCGCGTCGCGCAGCTCTTCGACGATCTCAAGCGCGGCGATCGCGACGAGTTCGCGGCCGAGTTCCCCGTGGTGCGGGCGAGCGGCTCGGTCCGTCACCTCCTGTGCCTCGCGCAACTGGTGCGCGACGATCGCGGCGCGCCCGCCTCGTTCGTCGCGATCCTCACTGACGTCACCGAGCGCCTGGCGATGGAGGAGGGGCTGCGGCGTGCGGAACGAATGGAGTCGGTGGGCAAGCTCGCCGGGGGCGTCGCGCACGACTTCAACAACCTCCTGACGGCGATCAGCGGCTTCGCCGAGCTGGCCGCCGGGCACCTCGAGGGCATCAGCGGTCCGGCGGCGGATGAGATCGCGAGCGACCTGCTGCAGGTCCAGCAGAGCGCGCGGGACGGGGCGCGTCTCACCTCGCAACTCCTCGCGTTCAGTCGGCGCGCGCCCACCGATGTGGGCCGGCTCGACGTGGGGGCGAACCTCGCGAACCTGCAACCGGTGCTCACGCGCCTCTTCGCCAGCCAGCTGGACGTGGAGGTCGAGATCGCCGACGGGTTGCCACCGGCGCGCGCCGAGGCGGCGCTCGTCACGCAGATCGTGCTCACGCTGCTCGTGCGCGCGCGCGACACGGTGCCGGGGCCCGAGCGGATCCGGCTCCGCGCGTGGCATGTGCCGGCGACCTCAGGACGCCGGCCACTCGATGCGCCGCTCGGGGAGTGGATCTGCCTCGAGATCGCCGAGGTCGGAGGCCGCACGCTCGCCGCAACGTTGCCCCCGCGACGATCGTCGCCGTCGAGCGCGCGCGGACTCGCCGACCTCACGGAGATGGGCGGGCTCGGCATCGCGGTGCTCGCGAGCGGGATCGAGGCCACCGGCGGGCGGCTGGTGATCGAGACCGGCCCGCGCGAGGAGACGACGGCGCGCGTCTATCTCCCGGTCTGGAAGGCGCCTGGCTGAGTGATGAGCTCGGCCGCGCAGTATCTTCCCGCATGCCCCGCCCGCGCCCCCCGGTCGTGACGCACCTCGACGGCACCCCGTGCCCCGAGGGCTCACGCACCGTGCCGCGCGCGTACACGGCCTGCTGCGCCGCCTTCGACGCCCGCACGCTCGCCTGCTACCACGACATCCGATACGAGTGGTGGAGCGGGCAGCGCAACTGGTTCGTCCTCATCGCCCCCGACGCGGGCGGCGGCGGGATCGCCATCGCCCACTGTCCGCACTGTGGTGCCGCCCTCAAGGGGAGCGGCAAGCAGGGGCGCTACCTGCGGATCTGACGGTCGCGCCCCGCGGGTTCAGGCCGCGGACTGCGAGAGCGACGCGGCCGCGGCGGCCGGCGGCAGCAGCGCGCTCCGGTCACGCGAGATCGCTTCGCGCAGGGCGGCAGGCGGGAGCGGCCGGCCGAGCAGGTAGCCCTGGACACGGTCGCACTCGAGGTGGCGCAGGAACGCGAGCTGCTCCTCCGTCTCCACGCCCTCGGCGACGATCTCCATTCCCACGCTGTGGCCGAGTGCGAGCACCGCGCGCATGATCGCCACGTCCTCCTTGTCCTCGGGCAGGCCGCGCACGAACGAGCGGTCCACCTTCAGCGTGTTCGCGGAGAGGCGCTTGAGGTACGCCAGCGACGAGTAGCCCGTGCCGAAGTCGTCGATCGCCACGCGCACGCCGAGCGCGCGCAGTTCGAGGAGGATCGCCTGCACGCCTTCAGGGTCGGCCATCATCTGGCTCTCGGTGATCTCCACCTCGAGCGAGGCGCCGTCGATGCCGGCGTCGGTGAGCGCCGCCCGCACGTCCTCCACCAGCGTCGGACTCGCGAACTGCTTGAGGGAGAGGTTCACCGCGCACGACGGCACAACGAGCCCTTCGGCGCGCCAGGTGGCGAGCTGCTGGCACGCGGTGCGGAGCACCCATCGCCCGATCGGCACCAGGAGGCCGCTGTCCTCGGCGATGTCGAGGAAGTGGTTCGGCGTGAGGAGACCGCGCGCCGGATGCTGCCAGCGGATCAACGCCTCGACGCCCGAGCAGGTGAGCCGCTGTGCATCGAGGATGGGCTGATACACCAGGCGCAGTTCGTTCTCGACGATCGCCCGACGCAACTCCTCCTCGACGACGTATTCCTGCCGCTGCTTCTCCGCGAGCTCGGGCGTGAAGTGCCGGAAGGTGGCCTTCCCGGATTCCTTGGAGAGGTACATCGCCGTGTCGGCGTTGCGCACCAGCTCGTCGGCGGTGTCCCCATCCTCGGGATAGCTCGCGATGCCGATCGATCCCGACACATGAACGGGGCGGTCCCCCAGCGGGACCGGGCGCTCGATCTGTTCGAGGAGGCGCTGCGCGATCATCTGCAGGGTGCGCTCGTCGCCGCCGTTGCCCAGCAGCACGACGAACTCGTCGCCGCCCAGGCGCGCGACCATGTCGCGCTCGCGCACGGCGTGGCGCAGGCGGCCCGCGATCACGCGGAGCAACTTGTCGCCCGCCGCATGACCGAGCGAGTCGTTCACCGCCTTGAACCGGTCGAGGTCGACGAACATCACCGAGACCTCGCCCGCTGCGCCGCTCGCGTGCGTGATGCGCGAGCCGAGCTCCTCGAGGAACCGCGCGCGGTTGGGCAGGCCGGTGAGCTCGTCATAGCTGGCGAGACGGTTCACCGCCTGTGCGTCGAGCACGGCACGGGTGACGTCCGACGCGACCCCGCGGAAGCCGGCGACCACGCCGTCGCGGACGAACGGTTCGCCGCTCACGCGCAGATACACCGGATGGTCGCCCGAGCCGGGAAGGCCGAAGACGTAGTTGCGGAAGGGGGACTTCCTCGCGAGCAGCTGGCGCAGCTCCTTCGGGTCATTCCCGTCGACGGCCGGGAGTCGGGCGGGGAGGATGCGGCGCCCCACGAACGGCCGCAGGTCGAACTCGCGGTGCTCGGACGGGGCGGTGACGAACGTGAGCCGTCCCCGGAGGTCCGTCTCCCAGACCCAGTCGGACGAGAGCGAGACGAGATTCGCGAGGCGCGCCTCGCTCGCGCGCAACTGCTCGTGGAGCGCGAACATCTCGCGGGACGAGATCTCCTGTCCGCGCTCGAGGAGATACCGCTCGCGGTCGTTGTCGCTGTAGGCCTTGCTCACGCGCGCGAGCAACGTGCGCAGCGTCTCGGGGCGATCGCCCGGCGACAGCACGTTCCCGTCCTTGCAGACGCGCTTGACCTGCCGTTCCAGCAGCGGATGCAGGGCCGCGCCTGACAGCTCCGGCACCGGCGTGACGCTCGACGGGAGTCCGGCGACCGCGGGTGCCGCGCCCGGGGTCGGGCGCATGACCGTCATGCGGCGCGTCGGCTCAGCGCTCACGGTAGGCGGTGACGGTGATGGTCTGGTTGTGCAGTTCGCTCGGCGCGCCGATCAGCGCCGAGGCGATCTCGCCGTTCGAGTAGAACCCCACGTGCGCGCTCCCCTCCGGGACCCCTTCGAGCACGGCTTCCGTCTCCTCGTCCGTGCGCTCGCCGAGCAGCAGCCGGCGTCCCACGCAGCTCACCGAGACGACGAGCGCGGGGCCCGTCCCGCCGAGCGCGCCCGAGGCCTGGTCCACCGCCGCACTCGCCGCCTGCACGAGTTGCTCGTTGGTCGTGCGCATCAGCCGCGCGACGCCACCCTGCGGGATGTCGCCGGCGAAGATCAGCGCCCGCGCGGACTCGTCGATGCCGAGCAGCGTGCGGACCACCGGCGGGGCCGTGGTGCCACGGCGCGTGATCGAGAGCGGGAAGAGCAGCCCGGAGCCGGGCAGTTCCGCCGCGAAGTCGCCGAGGAACTCCTTGTAGAGGTCGAGCGCGGGTCGCCCGTCCAGCTCGTAGAGCACGGCACCTTCCGAACGCGTGATGAGCCGCTCCGGGCCGAAGTCCTGCCATCCGCCGTTGACGCCGACGCCCACTTCGAGCGCATCACCATAGAGACCGACGGCGGAGACGACCCCCGAGACGGGTGCCCCGTGCGCGAGGACCCAGGTGTTCTCGAACTTCGCATCGTCGCCCGCCAGCCCGCCGGTGATGTGCACGGACGGGGGCAGGTGGGCCGCGAGTCCGTGCACCAGCTCGGTGCCGTTCACGTTCACGCCGTGCGAGAGGATGAAGACGGCCGCGAGCTTCTGGCCGTGCTCGTCGGCCCGGAGCGCCTCGGCGAGGCGCTGGCCCGCGCCGGCGGAGTCCGCGATCCCGGCGGACGCCGTGTGCGCGGCCCGGAGCGCGGTGCGCTCGAAGGCGGTGATCGCGACGCTCACACTGGCATCATGCACGTGCGCGCCCGCGATCTCGCCGGCGGTCGAGCAGCCGGCCAGCACGGAGTGCGGGAAGGCGCGCCGGAGTTCGGCGAACGGAGCGTCCTTGTCGCGCAGGCTCCAGGCGCCGAAGGCGAGGACGAGGGTGCGGGGACCATCGAGCTCGGCCGGGAGCGCGAGCGCCCATCCCGTGGCCGTATGGTATTCGACGCGAGTGACCTGCAC is a window encoding:
- a CDS encoding PAS domain S-box protein: MTPTATRAWRAVLLVGLVGILLGWATDRWYLANVRRIERERVLARLMPYANALRSAVDRRLGLLAGFGSFVSLRRSRAELEAEFAVFARGAREATPGVRALQYVDEGRIVRIEPLEGNEPALGFSLATNPRVDVRADHARSLLARRPFVTGPFALAEGGTGILMRARLPDRDGFPEVIGVVLDAPTLFRDARIPDPTSGLVLVVQDAEGTVIAGGPASAVSDPVVVPVSFEGELWSIAAMPAVGWGLAIRDWHWAFRLTVGLLVFLAMLVAYTVGARLDRLTREMEQSGSALEVAMRARGTGALSVDLATGRSAAGGATSILLGVHASRHPALVAHLLSLVPDEERARVAQLFDDLKRGDRDEFAAEFPVVRASGSVRHLLCLAQLVRDDRGAPASFVAILTDVTERLAMEEGLRRAERMESVGKLAGGVAHDFNNLLTAISGFAELAAGHLEGISGPAADEIASDLLQVQQSARDGARLTSQLLAFSRRAPTDVGRLDVGANLANLQPVLTRLFASQLDVEVEIADGLPPARAEAALVTQIVLTLLVRARDTVPGPERIRLRAWHVPATSGRRPLDAPLGEWICLEIAEVGGRTLAATLPPRRSSPSSARGLADLTEMGGLGIAVLASGIEATGGRLVIETGPREETTARVYLPVWKAPG
- a CDS encoding EAL domain-containing protein; protein product: MRPTPGAAPAVAGLPSSVTPVPELSGAALHPLLERQVKRVCKDGNVLSPGDRPETLRTLLARVSKAYSDNDRERYLLERGQEISSREMFALHEQLRASEARLANLVSLSSDWVWETDLRGRLTFVTAPSEHREFDLRPFVGRRILPARLPAVDGNDPKELRQLLARKSPFRNYVFGLPGSGDHPVYLRVSGEPFVRDGVVAGFRGVASDVTRAVLDAQAVNRLASYDELTGLPNRARFLEELGSRITHASGAAGEVSVMFVDLDRFKAVNDSLGHAAGDKLLRVIAGRLRHAVRERDMVARLGGDEFVVLLGNGGDERTLQMIAQRLLEQIERPVPLGDRPVHVSGSIGIASYPEDGDTADELVRNADTAMYLSKESGKATFRHFTPELAEKQRQEYVVEEELRRAIVENELRLVYQPILDAQRLTCSGVEALIRWQHPARGLLTPNHFLDIAEDSGLLVPIGRWVLRTACQQLATWRAEGLVVPSCAVNLSLKQFASPTLVEDVRAALTDAGIDGASLEVEITESQMMADPEGVQAILLELRALGVRVAIDDFGTGYSSLAYLKRLSANTLKVDRSFVRGLPEDKEDVAIMRAVLALGHSVGMEIVAEGVETEEQLAFLRHLECDRVQGYLLGRPLPPAALREAISRDRSALLPPAAAAASLSQSAA
- a CDS encoding FIST C-terminal domain-containing protein → MQVTRVEYHTATGWALALPAELDGPRTLVLAFGAWSLRDKDAPFAELRRAFPHSVLAGCSTAGEIAGAHVHDASVSVAITAFERTALRAAHTASAGIADSAGAGQRLAEALRADEHGQKLAAVFILSHGVNVNGTELVHGLAAHLPPSVHITGGLAGDDAKFENTWVLAHGAPVSGVVSAVGLYGDALEVGVGVNGGWQDFGPERLITRSEGAVLYELDGRPALDLYKEFLGDFAAELPGSGLLFPLSITRRGTTAPPVVRTLLGIDESARALIFAGDIPQGGVARLMRTTNEQLVQAASAAVDQASGALGGTGPALVVSVSCVGRRLLLGERTDEETEAVLEGVPEGSAHVGFYSNGEIASALIGAPSELHNQTITVTAYRER